In Oryzihumus leptocrescens, the following are encoded in one genomic region:
- a CDS encoding ABC transporter ATP-binding protein, translating into MALTTEPATRTLPVADTASVRAHARGLLREHRVAMGRVVGLHALAALAALVAPRLVGDLVDAVTHGTTQRHVDTLALWLAASVVVQTALMWAARRESFVMGETVFAQLREQFVSRVTSLPLSTVERAGTGDLVSRTTNDVEALSQVVRFGIPSLFVAVITTALTVAAAVVTGPLVALPIVLGVPIMWLSTRRYLRLAPDGYLRERATYAVANGVITETVDGARTIDALGLRPQRRRRIDEAIRACFNAEVYTLRLRLVWFPQIEFAYLLPVAGALVWGGWLVAAGHTTVGTVTTVVLYVQQLAGPLDELLSWLDEIQVGATSLARVIGIADVPPDREATGEAPADRRVDVEDVRYSYRSGRDVLKGVSLALTPGERLAIVGPSGAGKSTLGRLLAGIDGPRSGRVEVGGVRLVDLELDRLRGEVALVTQEHHVFVGTLADNLLLARPGATRDVLLDALAAVDAADWALALPDGLDTVVGSGGHRLTEAQSQQLALARLVLADPHTLVLDEATSLLDPRAARHLERSLAAVVEGRTVVAIAHRLHTAHDADRVAVVEDGDISEIGTHHELIAADGAYAALWRSWRDEPEPATQRAVGS; encoded by the coding sequence ATGGCCCTGACCACCGAACCGGCGACCCGCACCCTGCCGGTGGCCGACACGGCCTCGGTGCGTGCCCACGCCCGCGGGCTGCTGCGCGAGCACCGCGTCGCGATGGGCCGCGTCGTCGGCCTGCACGCCCTGGCCGCGCTCGCGGCGCTGGTGGCGCCGCGGCTCGTCGGCGACCTGGTCGACGCCGTCACCCACGGCACGACGCAGCGGCACGTCGACACCCTGGCCCTCTGGCTGGCGGCGTCGGTCGTCGTGCAGACGGCGCTGATGTGGGCCGCACGGCGCGAGTCGTTCGTCATGGGCGAGACGGTGTTCGCGCAGCTGCGCGAGCAGTTCGTCTCGCGGGTGACCTCGCTGCCGCTGTCCACCGTCGAGCGGGCCGGCACCGGCGACCTCGTCTCGCGCACGACCAACGACGTCGAGGCGCTCTCGCAGGTCGTGCGCTTCGGCATCCCGTCGCTGTTCGTCGCCGTCATCACCACGGCCCTGACCGTCGCCGCCGCCGTCGTCACCGGCCCGCTGGTCGCCCTGCCGATCGTGCTCGGCGTGCCGATCATGTGGCTGTCGACCCGCCGCTACCTGAGGCTCGCGCCGGACGGCTACCTGCGCGAGCGCGCCACCTACGCCGTCGCCAACGGCGTCATCACCGAGACCGTCGACGGTGCCCGCACCATCGACGCCCTCGGCCTGCGTCCCCAGCGCCGCCGGCGCATCGACGAGGCGATCCGGGCCTGCTTCAACGCCGAGGTCTACACCCTGCGGCTGCGGCTGGTCTGGTTCCCGCAGATCGAGTTCGCCTACCTGCTGCCGGTCGCCGGCGCCCTCGTCTGGGGCGGCTGGCTCGTCGCCGCCGGGCACACGACCGTGGGCACGGTGACCACGGTGGTGCTCTACGTCCAGCAGCTGGCCGGCCCGCTCGACGAGCTGCTCAGCTGGCTCGACGAGATCCAGGTCGGGGCCACGTCCCTGGCCCGCGTCATCGGCATCGCCGACGTCCCGCCGGACCGCGAGGCCACCGGCGAGGCGCCGGCCGACCGTCGGGTCGACGTCGAGGACGTGCGCTACAGCTACCGGTCCGGCCGCGACGTGCTCAAGGGCGTGTCGCTCGCCCTGACCCCGGGCGAGCGCCTCGCCATCGTCGGGCCGTCCGGCGCGGGCAAGTCCACGCTCGGCCGGCTCCTGGCCGGGATCGACGGGCCGCGCAGCGGCCGGGTCGAGGTCGGTGGCGTGCGCCTGGTCGACCTCGAGCTCGACCGGCTGCGGGGCGAGGTCGCCCTGGTCACCCAGGAGCACCACGTCTTCGTCGGCACCCTGGCCGACAACCTCCTGCTGGCGCGCCCCGGCGCCACCCGCGACGTCCTGCTCGACGCACTGGCCGCGGTCGACGCCGCCGACTGGGCGCTGGCCCTGCCGGACGGCCTCGACACCGTCGTGGGCAGCGGCGGTCACCGGCTGACCGAGGCCCAGTCCCAGCAGCTCGCGCTGGCCCGGCTGGTGCTGGCCGACCCGCACACCCTCGTCCTCGACGAGGCGACCTCGCTGCTGGACCCGCGAGCCGCCCGCCACCTCGAGCGCTCGCTCGCGGCGGTGGTGGAGGGCCGCACGGTCGTGGCCATCGCGCACCGGCTGCACACGGCGCACGACGCCGACCGGGTCGCGGTGGTCGAGGACGGCGACATCAGCGAGATCGGCACGCACCACGAGCTGATCGCCGCCGACGGGGCCTACGCCGCGCTGTGGCGCTCCTGGCGCGACGAGCCCGAACCGGCCACCCAGCGGGCCGTCGGCTCCTGA
- a CDS encoding Mur ligase family protein: MLRTSVAVAAGKAARAASRLRGGGSALPGLVVERVDPAFLAHALADLPRGIIVVSGTNGKTTTTKMLAAILREHGLRVFTNPTGSNFTRGVISSMIPEIHLGGRLDADVAVLELDEAHALKFAAAVRPTHSLLLNVARDQLDRFAEIDHTAQLLAQLAEQTTGGVVLNIDDSFVARIRDRVADGVEVRYFGVDPSISERLPELMEADVRFEDDWAAPSPTDGDGLLKPADERSFEVRFGAEGVVGPVELRQRGLAAMINATAATTTAKMLLGQDFREASTVAALQKVQPPFGRGEIIDADGQPLELVLVKNPAGFTVALGTYGSTPVASMVAINDNYADGRDVSWLYDVSFESLRERGVAITSGVRAYDMALRLQYDDVAVEEVEPDLDKALERFLTAYPDEPKRIFCTYTAMMALRRDLAARYGLANFGEDPQ, from the coding sequence GTGCTCAGGACTTCGGTGGCGGTTGCGGCAGGCAAGGCGGCGCGGGCCGCCTCCAGACTGAGGGGCGGGGGCTCGGCGCTGCCGGGCCTGGTGGTCGAGCGGGTGGACCCGGCGTTCCTCGCGCACGCCCTGGCCGACCTGCCGCGCGGGATCATCGTGGTCAGCGGCACCAACGGCAAGACCACGACCACCAAGATGCTCGCGGCGATCCTGCGCGAGCACGGGCTGCGGGTCTTCACCAACCCCACAGGCAGCAACTTCACCCGCGGCGTGATCTCCTCGATGATCCCCGAGATCCACCTCGGCGGCCGGCTCGACGCCGACGTCGCGGTGCTCGAGCTCGACGAGGCCCACGCGCTGAAGTTCGCCGCCGCGGTCAGGCCGACCCACTCGCTGCTGCTCAACGTGGCCCGCGACCAGCTCGACCGGTTCGCCGAGATCGACCACACCGCCCAGCTGCTGGCCCAGCTCGCTGAGCAGACCACCGGCGGCGTGGTGCTCAACATCGACGACTCCTTCGTCGCGCGGATCCGCGACCGGGTCGCCGACGGGGTCGAGGTGCGCTACTTCGGCGTCGACCCCTCGATCTCAGAGCGGCTGCCCGAGCTGATGGAGGCCGACGTCCGGTTCGAGGACGACTGGGCCGCGCCGAGCCCGACCGACGGCGACGGGCTGCTCAAGCCGGCCGACGAGCGCTCGTTCGAGGTGCGCTTCGGCGCCGAGGGCGTCGTCGGCCCGGTCGAGCTGCGCCAGCGCGGGCTCGCCGCGATGATCAACGCCACGGCGGCCACGACCACGGCCAAGATGCTGCTGGGCCAGGACTTCCGCGAGGCGTCCACGGTCGCCGCGCTGCAGAAGGTGCAGCCGCCCTTCGGCCGCGGCGAGATCATCGACGCGGACGGCCAGCCGCTGGAGCTGGTGCTGGTCAAGAACCCGGCCGGCTTCACCGTCGCGCTGGGCACCTACGGCAGCACGCCGGTGGCCTCGATGGTGGCCATCAACGACAACTACGCCGACGGCCGCGACGTGTCCTGGCTCTACGACGTCAGCTTCGAGAGCCTGCGCGAGCGGGGCGTGGCGATCACCTCCGGGGTCCGGGCCTACGACATGGCGTTGCGGCTGCAGTACGACGACGTCGCCGTCGAGGAGGTCGAGCCCGACCTGGACAAGGCGCTGGAACGCTTCCTCACGGCATACCCGGACGAGCCCAAGCGCATCTTCTGCACCTACACCGCCATGATGGCCCTGCGTCGCGACCTCGCCGCGCGCTACGGCCTCGCCAACTTCGGGGAGGACCCCCAGTGA
- a CDS encoding type IV toxin-antitoxin system AbiEi family antitoxin domain-containing protein: MNDLLTARLEAQHGAITAADAEACGVTRKALARMVARGALVRVHPGRFVESARLEGASPERQHALRTLAVVRGFADRHAASHVSALALHGLPVIGASHDRVHVTRTTPGRGRRTGDVVIHSLEGALPVRRIAGVLSVPLPLAVVQATASAGLVTGVAAADEALRQQRVTRQQLQDAFTAGQVTHGVGDVRTMLEIADGRSESPGESWTRVLFRAMGLPSPELQAPIADEDGWVFAEVDFLFRRQRTIVEFDGLLKYAGADGKRALVKEKQREDRLRSLGFAVVRLTWRDLSDPGRVNRLVRAALARQGAMVR, encoded by the coding sequence ATGAACGACCTGCTCACCGCACGGCTCGAAGCGCAGCATGGCGCCATCACGGCGGCCGACGCCGAGGCGTGTGGTGTCACCCGCAAGGCCCTGGCCCGGATGGTGGCCCGGGGCGCTCTGGTGAGGGTGCACCCGGGCCGCTTCGTGGAGTCGGCGCGTCTGGAGGGAGCCAGCCCGGAGCGCCAGCACGCCCTGCGCACGTTGGCGGTGGTGCGTGGCTTCGCTGACCGGCACGCCGCCAGCCACGTCTCGGCCCTGGCGCTCCATGGCCTGCCCGTCATCGGTGCGTCCCACGACAGGGTCCACGTCACGCGGACCACGCCTGGCCGTGGCCGGCGCACGGGGGACGTGGTCATCCACTCCCTCGAGGGGGCGCTCCCGGTGCGCCGCATCGCGGGAGTCCTGTCGGTGCCGTTGCCGCTGGCGGTCGTCCAGGCCACGGCATCGGCCGGCCTGGTCACGGGTGTGGCGGCTGCGGACGAGGCGTTGCGCCAACAGCGGGTCACCCGTCAGCAGCTGCAGGACGCCTTCACCGCCGGTCAGGTCACGCACGGTGTCGGCGACGTGCGCACGATGCTCGAGATCGCGGATGGAAGGTCCGAGTCGCCGGGTGAGTCGTGGACGCGAGTGTTGTTCAGGGCGATGGGGTTGCCATCGCCCGAGCTTCAGGCGCCGATCGCCGACGAGGACGGCTGGGTGTTCGCCGAGGTCGACTTCCTGTTCCGTCGGCAGCGAACGATCGTCGAGTTCGACGGGCTCCTGAAGTACGCCGGCGCCGACGGGAAACGAGCCCTCGTCAAGGAGAAGCAGCGGGAGGACCGTCTGCGTTCGCTCGGCTTCGCCGTGGTGCGGCTGACCTGGCGTGACCTGTCCGACCCGGGTCGGGTGAACCGGCTGGTCCGGGCGGCCCTTGCCCGTCAGGGTGCCATGGTGCGCTGA
- a CDS encoding DUF3817 domain-containing protein has protein sequence MSEQAIDSARAESIRKALGYYKVMSIVAGVALFILCVVVFIHYVLHNPKPSETWSPIHGILYFVYVLSTANLGFKVGWSLPRMIRIMLVGFVPVLPFIVEPKVAREVEGQLAAGSLSA, from the coding sequence ATGTCTGAGCAGGCGATCGACAGCGCGCGGGCGGAGTCCATCCGCAAGGCGCTCGGCTACTACAAGGTGATGTCGATCGTGGCCGGTGTCGCGCTGTTCATCCTGTGCGTCGTGGTCTTCATCCACTACGTGCTGCACAACCCGAAGCCGTCGGAGACGTGGAGCCCGATCCACGGGATCCTCTACTTCGTCTACGTCCTCTCCACCGCCAACCTGGGGTTCAAGGTGGGCTGGAGCCTGCCGCGGATGATCCGGATCATGCTGGTCGGGTTCGTGCCCGTGCTCCCGTTCATCGTCGAGCCCAAGGTGGCCCGGGAGGTCGAGGGCCAGCTGGCCGCAGGTAGCCTTTCCGCGTGA
- the guaA gene encoding glutamine-hydrolyzing GMP synthase: MTEALQARPVLVVDFGAQYAQLIARRVREANVYSEVVPHTMPVAEMLAKDPAAVVLSGGPSSVYEEGAPTLDAALLEAGVPVFGICYGFQSMVKALGGTVAHTGLREYGATMASVSDTSSTLFNGQTADQSVWMSHGDSVSEAPAGMRVTASTPGAPVAAFEDDERKLYGVQWHPEVIHSTFGQRVLENFLLRGAGLEPTWTASNVVEDLVGAIREQVGDAHVLCALSGGVDSSVAAALVQKAVGDQLTCVFVDHGLLRAGEAEQVEQEFVAATGVDLVVVDAREQFLTALAGVSDPEEKRKIIGREFIRVFEQAARDVVGSADAEGHPVEFLVQGTLYPDVVESGGGTGAANIKSHHNVGGLPEDLQFKLVEPLRTLFKDEVRQVGLELGVPEGIVWRQPFPGPGLGIRIVGDVTAERLEILRAADQIAREELTAAGLDRDIWQCPVVLLADVRSVGVQGDGRTYGHPIVLRPVSSEDAMTADWTRLPYDVLARISGRITNEVREVNRVVLDVTSKPPGTIEWE, from the coding sequence GTGACTGAAGCGCTGCAGGCCCGGCCCGTCCTCGTCGTCGACTTCGGGGCGCAGTACGCCCAGCTGATCGCCCGGCGGGTGCGTGAGGCCAACGTCTACAGCGAGGTCGTCCCGCACACCATGCCGGTGGCGGAGATGCTCGCCAAGGACCCGGCGGCCGTGGTCCTCTCCGGTGGCCCGTCCTCGGTCTACGAGGAGGGCGCGCCCACGCTGGACGCCGCGCTGCTCGAGGCCGGCGTGCCGGTCTTCGGCATCTGCTACGGCTTCCAGTCGATGGTCAAGGCGCTCGGCGGCACCGTCGCCCACACCGGGCTGCGCGAGTACGGCGCGACCATGGCGTCGGTGTCCGACACGAGCTCGACGCTGTTCAACGGCCAGACCGCCGACCAGTCGGTGTGGATGTCCCACGGCGACTCGGTCTCCGAGGCCCCGGCCGGGATGCGGGTGACCGCCTCCACCCCGGGCGCGCCGGTGGCCGCGTTCGAGGACGACGAGCGCAAGCTCTACGGCGTGCAGTGGCACCCCGAGGTGATCCACTCGACCTTCGGCCAGCGGGTGCTGGAGAACTTCCTCCTGCGCGGTGCCGGGCTGGAGCCGACCTGGACCGCGTCCAACGTGGTCGAGGACCTCGTCGGCGCGATCCGCGAGCAGGTCGGCGACGCCCACGTGCTGTGCGCGCTCTCCGGCGGGGTCGACTCCTCGGTGGCCGCGGCGCTGGTGCAGAAGGCCGTCGGCGACCAGCTGACCTGCGTGTTCGTCGACCACGGGCTGCTGCGTGCCGGCGAGGCCGAGCAGGTCGAGCAGGAGTTCGTGGCCGCGACCGGGGTCGACCTGGTCGTCGTCGACGCGCGCGAGCAGTTCCTGACGGCGCTCGCCGGGGTGTCCGACCCCGAGGAGAAGCGCAAGATCATCGGGCGGGAGTTCATCCGCGTCTTCGAGCAGGCTGCGCGCGACGTCGTCGGGTCGGCCGACGCCGAGGGGCACCCGGTGGAGTTCCTCGTGCAGGGCACGCTCTACCCCGACGTCGTCGAGAGCGGCGGCGGCACCGGCGCGGCCAACATCAAGAGCCACCACAACGTCGGCGGCCTGCCCGAGGACCTGCAGTTCAAGCTGGTCGAGCCGCTGCGCACCCTGTTCAAGGACGAGGTGCGCCAGGTCGGCCTCGAGCTCGGCGTGCCCGAGGGGATCGTCTGGCGCCAGCCGTTCCCCGGTCCCGGCCTGGGCATCCGGATCGTCGGCGACGTGACCGCCGAGCGGCTGGAGATCCTGCGCGCCGCCGACCAGATCGCCCGCGAGGAGCTCACCGCAGCCGGCCTCGACCGCGACATCTGGCAGTGCCCCGTGGTGCTGCTCGCCGACGTCCGCTCGGTCGGCGTCCAGGGCGACGGCCGCACCTACGGCCACCCGATCGTGCTGCGGCCGGTGTCCTCCGAGGACGCCATGACCGCGGACTGGACCCGCCTGCCGTATGACGTGCTGGCCCGGATCTCCGGTCGCATCACCAACGAGGTGCGCGAGGTCAACCGGGTCGTGCTCGACGTGACGAGCAAGCCGCCGGGCACCATCGAGTGGGAGTGA
- a CDS encoding ABC transporter transmembrane domain-containing protein, whose translation MQQLPYADPGTPDLRSPARLLWWIARGQWRTLLCGICFGVVWMVSQALLPLAVSRGIDEGIISHDTPRLLLWGGVILLLGAIGAGAGAARHRFAVENWLRSSFRSVQLIGYKGADTGEALPRTMPTGEVVATVASDSMRLGGLYDVTARFAGAIVSYVVVAVVLLGTSRPLGLLVLLGVPVLVASLSFILRPLQKRQAAQREESGRLTTLGADTVAGLRVLRGIGGEQTFLRRYEAQSQQVRRVGVNVAGVQAALDAAQVLLPGVFVVLVTWLGARFALEGTISPGDLVAFYGYSAFLVIPLRTATEFADRATRAFIGARKIIRVLSVEPDHADPAPGAASVPEPAADAALVDPASGVTIEPGALTAVVTARPEESSALADRLGRFGRTRTHAHLDGVALADLPLATVRRRIVVSETDPRLFTGTLRDELDPRGRHDDDAILAALSVASGEDVLEALPDGLDSEVEERGRSFSGGQRQRLALTRALLTGADTLVLVEPTSAVDAHTEARIAGRLARARAGRTTVVMTASPLVLDQADRVVFLEDGRAVATGTHHELMASCTAYRDTVVRGEDG comes from the coding sequence ATGCAGCAGCTTCCCTACGCCGACCCCGGCACCCCCGACCTGCGCAGCCCGGCCCGACTCCTGTGGTGGATCGCCCGGGGACAGTGGCGCACCCTGCTGTGCGGCATCTGCTTCGGCGTGGTCTGGATGGTCAGCCAGGCGCTGCTGCCGCTGGCGGTCAGCCGCGGCATCGACGAGGGCATCATCAGCCACGACACCCCCCGCCTGCTGCTGTGGGGCGGGGTGATCCTGCTGCTCGGCGCCATCGGGGCCGGGGCCGGCGCCGCCCGGCACCGCTTCGCCGTGGAGAACTGGCTGCGATCCTCGTTCCGCTCCGTGCAGCTCATCGGCTACAAGGGCGCCGACACCGGCGAGGCCCTGCCGCGCACCATGCCGACCGGCGAGGTGGTCGCGACGGTCGCCTCCGACTCCATGCGCCTCGGTGGCCTGTACGACGTGACCGCCCGCTTCGCGGGCGCGATCGTGTCCTACGTCGTCGTCGCCGTCGTGCTGCTCGGCACGAGCCGGCCGCTCGGCCTGCTGGTGCTGCTGGGGGTGCCCGTCCTCGTGGCGTCCCTGTCGTTCATCCTGCGGCCGCTGCAGAAGCGCCAGGCCGCCCAGCGCGAGGAGTCCGGCCGGCTGACCACGCTCGGCGCCGACACGGTCGCCGGCCTGCGGGTGCTGCGCGGCATCGGCGGGGAGCAGACGTTCCTGCGCCGCTACGAGGCGCAGTCGCAGCAGGTGCGCCGCGTCGGCGTCAACGTCGCCGGCGTGCAGGCGGCCCTGGACGCCGCCCAGGTGCTGCTGCCGGGGGTCTTCGTCGTGCTGGTCACCTGGCTCGGTGCGCGGTTCGCGCTCGAGGGCACGATCAGCCCCGGCGACCTGGTCGCGTTCTACGGCTACTCCGCCTTCCTGGTCATCCCGCTGCGCACCGCGACCGAGTTCGCCGACCGGGCCACCCGCGCGTTCATCGGGGCCCGCAAGATCATCCGCGTGCTCTCGGTCGAGCCCGACCACGCCGACCCGGCCCCGGGCGCCGCATCCGTGCCCGAGCCCGCCGCGGACGCCGCGCTCGTCGACCCCGCCAGCGGGGTCACCATCGAGCCCGGCGCCCTGACCGCGGTGGTGACCGCCCGGCCGGAGGAGTCCTCGGCCCTGGCCGACCGCCTCGGCCGCTTCGGCCGCACCCGCACCCACGCCCACCTCGACGGCGTGGCCCTGGCCGACCTGCCCCTGGCGACGGTGCGCCGGCGGATCGTGGTCAGCGAGACCGACCCGCGCCTGTTCACCGGCACCCTGCGCGACGAGCTCGACCCCCGCGGGCGCCACGACGACGACGCGATCCTCGCGGCGCTGTCCGTGGCCAGCGGCGAGGACGTGCTCGAGGCGCTGCCCGACGGCCTGGACAGCGAAGTCGAGGAGCGCGGCCGCTCCTTCTCCGGCGGCCAGCGGCAGCGGCTGGCCCTGACCCGCGCGTTGCTCACCGGGGCCGACACGCTCGTCCTGGTCGAGCCGACCAGCGCGGTCGACGCCCACACCGAGGCGCGGATCGCCGGGCGGCTGGCGCGGGCCCGGGCCGGGCGCACCACCGTCGTCATGACCGCCAGCCCGCTGGTGCTCGACCAGGCCGACCGGGTCGTGTTCCTCGAGGACGGCCGGGCGGTCGCCACGGGCACCCACCACGAGCTGATGGCGAGCTGCACGGCATACCGCGACACCGTCGTGCGAGGGGAGGACGGCTGA
- a CDS encoding SURF1 family protein, whose amino-acid sequence MLRTALRPRWLGLLALVVVVMVTFTMLGLWQLNVARDKGRAEAVRAAPQRPVAALTTVVQPQAQFPADGSGRRVTATGRYDAAGQVLVTPRLLDGRRGYWVVTPLVVEGTGARLAVVRGFVTDPAAATRPPATGPVMVTGSLAPAESPTEGAALPAGQLGSVDLADLVNRWGGQIYNAFVFATAERPDVTTGTTASAGIVRVPPPPPVGGGLALRNAGYAVQWWVFALFALYMWWRMVRDEHEREQSPARPAPAPQKVRKEVTDV is encoded by the coding sequence GTGCTGCGGACCGCCCTACGACCCCGCTGGCTGGGGCTGTTGGCCCTGGTCGTGGTCGTCATGGTCACCTTCACGATGCTCGGCCTGTGGCAGCTCAACGTCGCCCGCGACAAGGGCCGCGCCGAGGCGGTCAGGGCCGCGCCTCAGCGTCCGGTCGCCGCGCTCACCACGGTCGTGCAGCCGCAGGCCCAGTTCCCCGCCGACGGCTCCGGCCGGCGGGTCACCGCCACCGGCCGGTACGACGCGGCGGGGCAGGTCCTCGTGACCCCTCGCCTGCTCGACGGCAGGCGCGGCTACTGGGTCGTCACGCCCCTCGTGGTGGAGGGCACCGGGGCGCGCCTGGCCGTCGTGCGCGGGTTCGTCACCGACCCGGCCGCGGCGACCCGGCCCCCGGCCACCGGCCCGGTGATGGTCACCGGGAGCCTGGCGCCGGCGGAGTCTCCCACCGAGGGCGCTGCGCTCCCGGCCGGCCAGCTCGGCTCGGTCGACCTCGCGGACCTGGTGAACCGGTGGGGCGGGCAGATCTACAACGCGTTCGTCTTCGCCACTGCCGAGCGGCCCGACGTGACCACCGGGACGACGGCGTCGGCCGGGATCGTCCGGGTGCCGCCACCCCCGCCGGTCGGCGGGGGGCTGGCACTGCGCAACGCGGGATACGCCGTGCAGTGGTGGGTCTTCGCGCTCTTCGCCCTCTACATGTGGTGGAGGATGGTCCGCGACGAGCACGAACGTGAGCAGTCCCCGGCGCGTCCCGCGCCGGCCCCCCAGAAGGTCCGGAAAGAGGTAACTGATGTCTGA
- a CDS encoding type 1 glutamine amidotransferase — MSKGRINLVHIYPREMSIYGDLGNTRCLASRLRWHGYEAVVHQHHPGTEFPEDAHLVVGGGGQDSGQARVEADLERNGDRLKALAADGTPMLMICGMYQLFGNAFITVEGRSLPGLGILDVTTRGNAKRMIGPVVLDTEFGEVVGYENHSGSTVLGEGQKPFGTVRSGMGNNGTDQTEGATTGNVFGSYLHGPILPANPAFADALIARAVERATGRAFEPGTPDDTLADQARLRQVRRLVG, encoded by the coding sequence GTGAGCAAGGGCCGCATCAACCTCGTGCACATCTACCCGCGGGAGATGAGCATCTACGGCGACCTGGGCAACACCCGCTGCCTGGCCTCGCGGCTGCGCTGGCACGGGTACGAGGCCGTCGTCCACCAGCACCACCCGGGCACGGAGTTCCCCGAGGACGCCCACCTCGTCGTCGGCGGCGGCGGGCAGGACTCCGGGCAGGCCCGCGTGGAGGCCGACCTCGAGCGCAACGGCGACCGGCTCAAGGCCCTGGCGGCCGACGGCACGCCGATGCTGATGATCTGCGGGATGTACCAGCTGTTCGGCAACGCGTTCATCACCGTCGAGGGCCGCAGCCTGCCGGGCCTGGGCATCCTCGACGTGACCACCCGCGGGAACGCCAAGCGGATGATCGGCCCGGTCGTGCTCGACACCGAGTTCGGCGAGGTCGTCGGCTACGAGAACCACTCCGGCTCCACCGTGCTGGGGGAGGGTCAGAAGCCCTTCGGCACGGTGCGCTCCGGCATGGGCAACAACGGCACCGACCAGACCGAGGGTGCGACGACCGGCAACGTGTTCGGGTCCTACCTGCACGGCCCGATCCTGCCGGCCAACCCGGCCTTCGCCGACGCGCTCATCGCGCGGGCGGTCGAGCGGGCCACCGGCCGGGCGTTCGAGCCCGGCACCCCCGACGACACCCTCGCCGACCAGGCGCGGCTGCGGCAGGTGCGCCGGCTCGTCGGCTGA
- a CDS encoding phosphatase PAP2 family protein, whose amino-acid sequence MPVPTVADAESGVRAGRSRWLVPLGLVLGLGLLTVAVVTHSWVTVLDARVSAGVPRHGTFPALDRLATVVTTVAQPAANVAVAFAVGVLVAARTRSWRSLVPPVAALGLLTATVLLGKTLINRPGPPGSEVQADWGYFPSGHTTSALVCVGVVALMVAVLRPRWRNRALVLTGAWTLLVGWGLVWKHFHWVSDVVAGILLGTLILWLTFVTRPSR is encoded by the coding sequence ATGCCCGTGCCGACCGTCGCCGACGCGGAGTCCGGTGTGCGCGCGGGGCGCTCCCGCTGGCTGGTCCCCCTGGGGCTCGTGCTGGGGCTCGGCCTGCTGACCGTGGCGGTCGTGACGCACAGCTGGGTGACCGTCCTGGACGCGAGGGTGTCCGCCGGCGTGCCGCGGCACGGGACCTTCCCGGCGCTGGACCGCCTGGCCACCGTCGTCACGACGGTCGCCCAGCCGGCGGCGAACGTGGCCGTCGCGTTCGCGGTGGGCGTGCTCGTGGCGGCACGGACCCGGTCCTGGCGCTCGCTGGTCCCGCCGGTGGCGGCGCTGGGCCTGCTCACGGCGACCGTGCTGCTGGGCAAGACCCTCATCAACCGCCCCGGACCGCCCGGCAGCGAGGTGCAGGCGGACTGGGGCTACTTCCCCTCGGGGCACACCACCTCGGCGCTGGTCTGCGTAGGCGTGGTCGCGCTGATGGTCGCCGTGCTGCGGCCACGCTGGCGGAACCGGGCGCTGGTGCTCACCGGCGCCTGGACCCTGCTCGTGGGCTGGGGCCTGGTGTGGAAGCACTTCCACTGGGTCAGCGACGTGGTGGCCGGGATCCTGCTCGGCACCCTCATCCTGTGGCTGACGTTCGTGACGCGACCGTCCCGCTGA